From Penicillium digitatum chromosome 5, complete sequence, one genomic window encodes:
- a CDS encoding Nucleolar 27S pre-rRNA processing, Urb2/Npa2: MPSIAERPRSSQEALLRLEKGTASPTTQIHEAAQIIGVDLTLCDSHPEVHCDVRIQTNATPKEEWVLRWLLKRLRSGKNYRVDAASFLLLRQLIDLISPKNLAAILKDQKFLSILCDTLEDLEADIFSGLGNELATLSSDSESSNTLSGSSTHDDRRGNQGKKRKRMTTENDADAMDVDVDEQRQNPAACFLAFIRALDCLHGFVTLAHRTLGTDGVANSHLKLALRGEPETVAILLGRAFRVAAVAAKQFSHEGKTTDLQHLLYVFPSAVELWESRSYREDDMDNKSSNEFFARHCFAHALRLQICLRSANLDTDERATLLHAIERITALHVLLPARAAFFERGSSGIDYSQDEPDWSSVKPVTDTFRPIIREFAVAKENKASNEACMHPWRSVELLPELFDNAVRAVPRDVFRRQTHEAPWLETLFVAVAELAFSTAKEEDFATFSSKFISVLEHLLQVALDRKVGLSLHTILAHANYTGLFEQGLEKVQWNVTALFISLGVDIFLPNSGLRDSRKLLDALLDKVMLQWRESGSRRQRDHDIIKSKIVLPLLRGFAAARDLPSFMELWHNQLVVLEEARQDNSNLSFFSVWEDDELADAYSELMRTSLTETHIAAQMRTAASETRAENGKVAETPQSYAKFVIVEASFRGRVSTFPESETTFTSLLEILTSTLSSKQALHWRWRLWRLVRNFLDNSLQSADNAMANAIISLAEVAAKTVHRNHKDLTKVQLAPLESWEAYRFLIATAKAHASDEPLGSFVKATKDVTDLITSISTKDAKKSMKAPWNGRTDTVDSQTTLGLAYFLALVRVPDVWVLISSEDRSRLFRHILSLAAAQYHSSSLPLEAVSEEARFLQAWASVVCHEYMLNAPFIVSDLSLLLNDSIEQDSSNRKLLIQSLQRVPAPLITRGLRTTILNKLQNVLLEQNSSPDVTIGIITMMAKLAAMPKCDATLTSDWDPIWTAARAVPLEGTDLDLQIMKAFRSLHRAVSAKLLVSSEDERNKMFKKLFSRASKQTAKMKQVDRDSMACYLLRLTLSELWVHRKQLQTAFSEKELAACRQKVFDFVLADMKHVKDQCRKQKMEETITLIKTIDALEDFEDLATNNIEVEKFLTKIDNYMEMSVDSEPSRLIRRRLLASKGPEQNIAQPVLQCAETLALKSLYAEDQQLFIQTTTERFRSMTVEKITHTICEVRGLGLIGENAGYRLLVLYLAVSSLPPVEDRESATAREISLLCTSLAEVIIQSTSIDQFCFASECLDHLLRSHTRSLAQCNIDSILSAIASASSKIGPQISPAYAPTIYTRLCRLMGVVLSLQRLKIGGRFHLVVNAMQRLLGCLFARSRKRGRSRFQSTLSQPFWLAPLDALHATYYTRLLTSLCDPTVSAVLRPQPGASREALTDQTKKAKRIAGQYLQYVVMEYAQCSLRGSLSPEVKAAILPGLYAALDVMSRESMRALNAALDVSGRAVFKSLYDDYVKFGKWNKG, from the exons ATGCCGTCGATTGCGGAG CGTCCGCGCTCATCGCAAGAGGCGCTCCTCCGCCTTGAGAAGGGCACCGCCAGTCCAACAACCCAGATTCACGAAGCGGCTCAGATTATCGGCGTGGATTTGACGCTATGTGATAGTCACCCGGAAGTTCACTGTGATGTTCGGATTCAAACAAACGCTACCCCGAAAGAGGAATGGGTTCTGCGATGGCTATTGAAGAGACTGAGAAGTGGGAAGAACTACAGAGTGGACGCGGCTTCTTTCCTTTTATTGCGACAGCTAATCGACCTGATTTCGCCGAAGAATCTCGCTGCTATTCTTAAAGACCAGAAATTCTTGTCGATTCTATGTGACACCCTCGAGGATTTGGAGGCCGATATCTTTTCCGGTCTGGGGAACGAGCTTGCGACCCTAAGCTCTGACTCCGAGTCTAGTAACACACTGTCTGGATCTTCGACACACGATGACCGCCGAGGGAACCAAGGGAAAAAACGCAAGAGAATGACAACTGAGAATGATGCAGACGCCATGGACGTAGACGTGGACGAGCAACGTCAGAACCCCGCAGCATGCTTCCTCGCTTTTATCCGCGCATTGGATTGTCTACATGGATTTGTGACACTTGCGCATCGCACACTAGGCACTGATGGGGTGGCAAACTCTCATTTGAAGCTTGCGCTGAGGGGCGAGCCCGAGACCGTCGCCATACTGCTGGGCCGAGCATTCCGGGTGGCTGCCGTGGCCGCCAAGCAGTTCTCGCATGAGGGGAAAACAACCGATCTCCAGCACTTGCTGTACGTGTTTCCCTCGGCGGTAGAGCTGTGGGAATCGAGGTCTTACCGTGAAGATGATATGGACAACAAGTCTAGCAACGAGTTTTTTGCGAGACATTGTTTCGCCCATGCGCTTAGGCTCCAGATATGCCTTCGGTCTGCCAATCTTGACACCGACGAGCGAGCCACTCTCCTACATGCGATTGAACGCATTACTGCCCTTCATGTCTTACTTCCCGCACGTGCAGCATTCTTTGAACGTGGAAGCTCTGGCATAGATTATTCTCAGGATGAGCCCGACTGGAGCTCGGTCAAACCAGTGACTGATACCTTCAGGCCAATCATTCGCGAGTTTGCTGTGGCCAAGGAAAACAAAGCAAGCAATGAAGCTTGTATGCATCCCTGGCGATCAGTGGAGCTTCTTCCTGAGCTTTTTGACAATGCCGTGCGTGCTGTCCCTAGAGATGTGTTCCGGAGGCAAACGCATGAAGCTCCGTGGTTGGAGACTTTATTTGTCGCTGTTGCAGAGCTAGCGTTCTCTACTGCAAAGGAGGAAGACTTCGCCACCTTTTCTTCCAAGTTCATATCGGTATTGGAGCACCTCCTCCAGGTAGCTCTTGACCGAAAGGTTGGTCTTTCTCTTCACACCATTCTGGCGCATGCCAATTACACTGGTCTTTTTGAACAAGGTCTTGAGAAGGTCCAGTGGAATGTAACTGCTCTGTTTATCAGTCTCGGGGTTGATATTTTCCTGCCAAACTCTGGTTTGCGTGATTCGCGTAAGCTTCTTGACGCATTGCTCGACAAGGTTATGTTGCAGTGGCGCGAAAGTGGTTCTCGAAGACAAAGGGACCACGACATTATCAAGAGCAAGATTGTGCTGCCGTTATTACGAGGTTTCGCTGCCGCAAGAGATCTACCCAGCTTCATGGAATTGTGGCACAACCAGCTTGTTGTTTTGGAGGAGGCTCGCCAAGATAATAGCAATTTGAGTTTCTTCTCGGTGTGGGAAGATGATGAGTTGGCAGATGCTTACTCGGAGCTGATGCGAACCTCCCTCACTGAGACGCATATTGCTGCCCAGATGCGTACCGCTGCCAGCGAGACGCGAGCTGAAAATGGCAAGGTTGCTGAAACTCCTCAGTCTTATGCCAAATTCGTAATTGTGGAGGCAAGCTTCCGTGGCCGAGTGTCGACATTCCCAGAATCGGAAACGACCTTCACATCTCTCCTGGAAATCTTAACCTCTACTCTATCGTCAAAGCAGGCTTTGCACTGGAGATGGCGTCTGTGGCGGTTGGTACGAAATTTCCTAGACAACTCACTGCAGTCTGCTGATAATGCCATGGCAAATGCAATCATTTCATTGGCAGAAGTCGCCGCCAAGACTGTTCATCGCAACCACAAGGACCTAACCAAAGTTCAACTCGCCCCTCTGGAGTCGTGGGAGGCTTACCGATTCTTAATTGCTACAGCCAAAGCACACGCTAGTGATGAGCCGCTAGGTTCGTTCGTTAAAGCCACCAAGGATGTCACTGACCTCATCACCTCCATCTCAACCAAGGATGCCAAGAAGTCGATGAAGGCACCCTGGAATGGCCGCACAGATACTGTGGATTCTCAAACAACTCTTGGCCTAGCATATTTCCTGGCCCTTGTCAGAGTTCCGGATGTTTGGGTTCTTATCTCATCTGAAGATCGATCCCGTCTGTTCCGGCATATTCTGTCCCTGGCAGCCGCTCAATACCATTCGTCATCGCTGCCCTTGGAGGCTGTATCAGAAGAAGCAAGGTTTCTTCAGGCGTGGGCGAGCGTGGTCTGCCACGAGTATATGCTCAACGCTCCCTTCATTGTCTCTGATCTTTCCCTTCTCCTCAACGATAGCATCGAGCAAGACTCCTCCAATCGCAAACTGCTTATTCAGAGCTTACAGAGGGTTCCGGCCCCGTTGATCACTCGGGGGCTGAGAACTaccattttgaacaagttGCAAAATGTTCTACTTGAACAGAATAGTTCTCCAGATGTCACAATCGGGATTATTACGATGATGGCGAAACTGGCTGCTATGCCTAAGTGTGATGCCACACTGACTAGTGACTGGGACCCCATCTGGACTGCTGCTCGAGCCGTCCCATTGGAGGGCACCGACCTCGACCTCCAGATTATGAAAGCATTCCGAAGCCTGCACCGCGCGGTTTCGGCCAAGCTCCTAGTTTCGTCTGAGGATGAGCGGAACAAGATGTTCAAGAAACTCTTTTCCCGGGCGTCGAAGCAAACTGCTAAGATGAAGCAGGTGGATCGTGACTCCATGGCATGTTACCTTTTGAGGTTGACTTTGTCAGAGCTTTGGGTCCACCGCAAGCAGTTGCAGACAGCCTTCTCAGAGAAGGAACTTGCCGCTTGCCGCCAGAAAGTATTCGATTTTGTGTTGGCTGACATGAAACATGTCAAAGACCAGTGCAGGAAGCAGAAGATGGAGGAGACGATTACCCTTATCAAGACCATTGATGCTCTAGAAGATTTCGAAGATCTAGCCACCAACAACATCGAAGTGGAGAAGTTCCTGACTAAGATTGACAATTACATGGAAATGTCCGTTGATTCGGAACCGTCTCGGTTGATCCGACGACGTCTCCTTGCCAGCAAAGGACCTGAGCAGAACATCGCTCAGCCAGTCCTGCAATGCGCCGAGACTCTTGCCCTTAAGTCTTTATATGCCGAGGACCAGCAGCTCTTCATCCAAACTACCACGGAACGCTTCCGTTCGATGACCGTGGAAAAAATCACCCATACAATCTGTGAAGTCCGCGGACTTGGCTTGATTGGCGAAAACGCCGGCTACAGACTTCTCGTGCTCTACCTCGCCGTTTCCTCGCTCCCTCCTGTCGAAGATAGAGAAAGCGCCACAGCACGGGAGATCTCCCTCCTCTGCACCTCCCTCGCCGAAGTCATCATCCAAAGCACAAGCATCGACCAATTCTGCTTCGCCTCCGAATGCCTGGACCACCTCCTCCGCAGCCACACCCGCAGCCTCGCCCAATGCAATATCGACAGCATTCTCAGCGCAATCGCAAGCGCCTCCTCCAAAATTGGTCCGCAGATTTCCCCCGCCTACGCACCAACCATCTACACCCGCCTGTGCCGACTCATGGGTGTGGTACTCAGCCTGCAACGCCTCAAGATTGGCGGCCGCTTCCACCTAGTGGTAAACGCCATGCAGCGCCTGCTCGGCTGTCTCTTTGCGCGGTCCCGCAAACGCGGCCGCTCCCGCTTCCAGTCCACCCTCTCACAGCCCTTCTGGCTCGCACCGCTCGATGCCTTGCATGCTACCTACTACACCCGTCTGCTCACCTCCCTGTGCGACCCCACTGTCTCGGCGGTTCTTCGCCCCCAGCCTGGTGCATCCCGCGAGGCCCTGACTGATCAGACGAAGAAGGCGAAGCGCATCGCAGGTCAGTACTTGCAGTATGTTGTTATGGAGTATGCGCAGTGCTCGCTACGTGGGTCGCTGTCCCCAGAGGTCAAGGCTGCTATCTTACCTGGTCTGTATGCGGCTCTAGATGTCATGTCACGTGAGTCTATGCGTGCGCTTAACGCTGCGCTGGATGTCTCTGGTCGTGCGGTATTCAAGTCGCTCTATGATGACTATGTGAAGTTCGGAAAGTGGAATAAGGGTTGA
- a CDS encoding UPF0327 protein NCU06495 has protein sequence MAESSESGPIARATRPVSEALLNEKWDRAISSVLIKSSLGLSFGVVFSVLLFKRRAWPAWVGLGFGAGRAWEEADASFRRGDSPIRDALRR, from the exons ATGGCTGAATCCAGTGAATCCGGGCCGATCGCGCGCGCCACCAGGCCCGTTAGCGAGGCTTTGCTTAACGAGAAG TGGGACCGCGCCATCTCCTCTGTGCTCATCAAGTCCTCCCTCGGTCTGTCTTTCGGTGTTGTCTTCTCGGTGCTCCTCTTCAAGCGCCGAGCTTGGCCCGCGTGGGTTGGTCTCGGCTTCGGTGCCGGACGTGCCTGGGAAGAGGCTGATG CCTCTTTCCGTCGTGGCGACTCCCCTATTAGAGATGCCCTACGCCGCTAA